Proteins from a single region of Cytophagaceae bacterium:
- a CDS encoding S9 family peptidase produces the protein MAQKISNKGITAPVATKIPHIITTHNHSRTDNYYWLNQREDPEVIKYLTAENQYLEDVMKPISAQKDALFEEMKGRIKEKDESVPYKDGSYFYYSKYVEGGEYPVFCRKKSNLDAAEEIILDGNLLGQGKEYFQIGGFEISDNEEIMAYGIDTISRRNYDLIFKNLKTGELYPETIKNTEGGSYAWGADNKTIFYIIRDQQTLLGNKIFRHILGTDPGSDQLVYEEKDNQFYTGLYRMKSKKYVAIISEQNGVATEYQLLEASKPMGNFKTFLPRKNGHEYYVEHFENRFFVKTNLNKAINFKLVEVDEKNAANTKFWKEKIAHRKDVLLEGLEVFKNHLVIQERKEGLIKLRIINQKNNSEHYVDFGEPTYDAYIGTNPDFNTELLRFGYNSLTTPSSTFDYNMDNQEKTLKKEQEILGGFDKNNYKSERLYIKSRDGVNIPVSLVYHKNTKIDGTPPLLQYSYGSYGYTTDASFSSSRLSLLDRGFIFAISHIRGGQEMGRQWYEDGKMFKKINTFNDFVDCSRGLIEKKYTSTDGLFAMGGSAGGLLMGAIINQAPKLYKGVVAAVPFVDVVTTMLDESIPLTTGEFEEWGNPKNKDSYEYMLSYSPYDQVERKNYPNLLVTAGLHDSQVQYWEPAKWVAKLRDYKTDKNILILHTNMSAGHGGASGRFSALKETALNFSFILELAKKL, from the coding sequence ATGGCTCAAAAAATATCCAATAAAGGAATAACTGCCCCGGTGGCAACAAAAATACCTCATATTATCACAACACATAACCACTCCCGTACCGACAATTATTATTGGTTAAACCAAAGAGAGGATCCTGAGGTAATAAAATATCTCACTGCCGAAAACCAATACCTTGAAGACGTAATGAAGCCCATTTCAGCTCAGAAGGATGCTCTTTTTGAAGAAATGAAAGGCCGAATCAAAGAAAAAGATGAATCGGTTCCATATAAAGACGGCAGTTATTTTTATTATTCAAAATATGTTGAGGGAGGAGAATATCCCGTTTTTTGCAGAAAAAAAAGTAACCTTGATGCAGCCGAGGAAATAATTTTGGATGGCAATTTGTTGGGCCAGGGTAAAGAATATTTTCAGATTGGCGGTTTTGAAATATCTGACAATGAAGAGATTATGGCTTATGGGATAGATACTATCAGCCGCAGAAACTATGACCTGATTTTTAAAAATCTTAAAACTGGCGAACTTTACCCCGAAACAATAAAAAATACAGAAGGGGGCAGCTATGCCTGGGGTGCCGACAATAAAACTATTTTTTATATCATCAGAGACCAGCAAACGCTCCTGGGAAACAAAATTTTCCGGCATATTTTAGGCACAGACCCCGGTTCTGACCAATTGGTTTATGAAGAAAAAGACAATCAGTTTTATACTGGTTTGTACCGGATGAAATCAAAAAAATACGTGGCAATTATCTCGGAGCAAAACGGCGTAGCTACTGAATATCAGCTATTAGAAGCATCTAAGCCTATGGGCAATTTCAAGACATTTTTGCCAAGAAAAAATGGCCATGAGTATTATGTTGAACATTTTGAAAATAGATTTTTTGTAAAAACTAACCTCAACAAAGCCATTAATTTTAAATTGGTTGAAGTAGATGAAAAAAACGCGGCAAATACTAAATTTTGGAAAGAAAAAATTGCCCATCGAAAAGATGTCTTACTAGAAGGCTTAGAAGTATTCAAAAACCATCTGGTGATTCAGGAAAGAAAAGAAGGCTTGATTAAACTCAGAATAATTAATCAAAAAAATAATTCCGAACATTATGTTGATTTTGGAGAGCCAACCTATGATGCTTACATAGGAACCAATCCCGACTTTAATACCGAATTGCTTCGATTTGGATACAATTCACTCACTACTCCCTCCTCGACATTTGATTATAACATGGATAATCAGGAAAAAACTTTGAAAAAAGAACAGGAGATTTTGGGAGGTTTCGACAAAAACAATTATAAATCAGAAAGGTTGTACATCAAATCACGGGATGGAGTTAATATTCCGGTTTCGCTGGTTTATCATAAAAATACTAAAATTGATGGCACTCCACCACTTCTTCAATATTCTTATGGTTCTTATGGATATACTACCGATGCATCGTTTAGCTCTAGTCGGTTAAGCTTACTGGATCGTGGTTTTATTTTTGCCATTAGCCATATTAGGGGTGGACAGGAAATGGGTCGTCAATGGTACGAGGATGGTAAAATGTTTAAAAAAATCAATACTTTTAATGATTTTGTAGATTGTTCAAGAGGCTTGATTGAAAAAAAATATACGAGCACAGATGGTCTTTTTGCAATGGGCGGCAGTGCAGGCGGCTTACTTATGGGAGCCATCATAAATCAGGCTCCGAAACTTTACAAAGGTGTAGTTGCCGCAGTGCCTTTTGTTGATGTAGTAACCACTATGCTAGATGAGTCAATTCCACTGACTACAGGTGAATTTGAAGAATGGGGCAATCCGAAAAATAAAGATTCTTACGAATACATGCTATCATATTCACCTTATGATCAGGTAGAAAGGAAAAATTACCCTAACCTTTTAGTGACCGCAGGGCTACACGACAGTCAGGTACAATATTGGGAGCCGGCAAAATGGGTTGCGAAATTGAGAGATTATAAAACAGATAAAAATATTTTGATTTTACATACAAATATGAGTGCCGGTCATGGTGGTGCATCTGGCAGATTTTCAGCGTTAAAAGAAACCGCATTAAATTTCAGTTTCATATTGGAATTGGCTAAAAAATTGTAG
- a CDS encoding thrombospondin type 3 repeat-containing protein, with protein sequence MKKLLFILFTFFAFGSITTKAQDSCSVCKPYPWEIGALVGVNQYFGDMHCSEPYSSQNNLMGGLFLRKHINDFFTIRPQVLVGKLEGRDLDNPNGLWDYRRLKFSSTPFIEAAVLGEYYPFRERRFTCDGFMKKTISPYLFGGLGATYSNPTVYQEAGATFPVRASDLNADIAKMDKFSNRIAAVIPVGLGFKYNASRRVTLGAEAGYRFSTSDYLDGLSLAGNSGRKDGYFLANVLGSYRFGDKDSDKDGVVDKCDVCTNEAGLPKFQGCPDTDGDGVPDKDDECPTVVGPFGLKGCPDSDGDGIADKNDACPTVVGSALLNGCPDRDHDGVADKDDACPDVAGIKELKGCPDTDGDGIADQDDACPNMAGPASLNGCPDTDGDGIADANDDCLNVKGLASANGCPDSDGDGVPDNKDKCPSVAGLMSNGGCPEGYVNGLAPMRGFKSSSGCVITSDELSKLSFVSQSIEFYPGTNKIKPTSFKALQQVCDVLGRCKDAQLTINTYNDGGNDAQNVRLAKLRACAVYSYFMKKKCISKSRMIYNGFGDEDPNSFYTTPNGVKSGSRTEFLLK encoded by the coding sequence ATGAAGAAGTTATTATTTATTCTATTTACCTTCTTTGCTTTTGGATCCATAACAACCAAAGCACAAGATTCTTGTTCGGTTTGTAAGCCATATCCCTGGGAAATTGGGGCTTTGGTTGGTGTTAACCAATATTTTGGTGATATGCACTGCAGCGAACCGTATTCATCTCAAAATAATTTAATGGGAGGTTTGTTTCTCAGAAAACACATCAATGATTTTTTCACTATCAGACCTCAGGTGCTTGTTGGAAAATTGGAAGGTCGCGATCTGGACAATCCAAATGGCTTGTGGGACTATAGAAGATTAAAATTTTCTTCAACTCCTTTTATTGAAGCTGCCGTTCTGGGCGAATACTACCCTTTTAGAGAAAGAAGATTTACTTGCGATGGTTTTATGAAAAAAACTATCTCCCCCTATTTATTTGGAGGTTTAGGAGCTACCTACAGCAACCCTACGGTATATCAGGAAGCAGGAGCCACATTTCCTGTCAGAGCTTCTGATCTTAATGCAGACATTGCCAAAATGGATAAATTCAGCAACCGTATAGCTGCTGTAATTCCTGTAGGTTTAGGTTTTAAATATAATGCTTCAAGAAGAGTAACTTTAGGTGCAGAGGCAGGTTATAGGTTCTCAACTTCTGACTACCTCGATGGCCTTAGCCTTGCGGGTAATTCGGGTCGTAAAGACGGTTATTTTTTGGCCAATGTACTTGGTTCATACAGATTCGGAGATAAAGATTCAGATAAAGACGGAGTTGTTGACAAATGTGATGTTTGTACCAACGAAGCCGGCTTACCCAAATTTCAGGGCTGCCCTGATACCGATGGCGACGGCGTTCCTGATAAAGATGACGAATGCCCTACTGTGGTTGGCCCTTTTGGTCTAAAAGGTTGTCCTGACTCTGACGGTGACGGCATAGCCGACAAAAACGATGCTTGTCCTACAGTAGTGGGTAGTGCTTTGCTTAATGGCTGCCCCGACAGAGACCATGACGGCGTAGCCGACAAAGACGACGCTTGTCCTGATGTAGCCGGTATAAAAGAACTAAAAGGTTGCCCTGATACCGACGGTGATGGTATTGCCGACCAGGACGACGCTTGCCCTAATATGGCCGGTCCTGCTTCTCTTAACGGTTGTCCTGACACCGATGGTGACGGTATTGCCGATGCCAACGACGATTGTCTAAATGTCAAAGGTTTGGCCTCAGCCAATGGTTGCCCTGATTCAGATGGTGACGGTGTGCCTGATAATAAAGACAAATGCCCGTCTGTTGCCGGTTTAATGAGCAACGGTGGTTGTCCTGAAGGCTATGTAAACGGACTGGCTCCTATGAGAGGATTTAAGTCTTCAAGTGGCTGCGTTATTACCAGTGATGAATTAAGCAAATTGAGTTTTGTTTCGCAAAGTATAGAATTCTATCCCGGTACCAACAAAATCAAACCAACATCCTTTAAAGCTCTTCAGCAAGTATGCGATGTATTGGGAAGATGTAAAGATGCACAGTTGACTATAAACACTTATAACGATGGTGGCAACGATGCTCAAAATGTGAGACTCGCCAAATTAAGAGCTTGTGCTGTGTATTCATATTTTATGAAAAAGAAATGTATTTCCAAATCAAGAATGATTTATAATGGATTTGGCGACGAAGACCCTAATAGTTTTTACACCACTCCAAACGGTGTAAAATCAGGTTCAAGAACTGAATTCCTTCTTAAATAA
- a CDS encoding DUF420 domain-containing protein — MLGIRTKLEFGDWTKELPFLNAIINSLTAIFLLIGLYFIKRGEVVLHKLFLSLAFSFGGLFLVFYVLYHISNPSTPFGGEGIVRYIYYFVLISHILASLLVLPFVLRAYYFGWFRMDSKHRKIVKIAFPIWLYVSVSGVIAYLMISPYYNF; from the coding sequence ATGCTGGGAATCAGAACTAAACTGGAATTTGGTGACTGGACGAAAGAACTGCCGTTTCTAAATGCTATAATTAATTCTTTGACCGCCATTTTTTTACTTATAGGGCTTTATTTTATTAAAAGAGGGGAAGTTGTTTTACACAAGCTATTTCTTTCTCTAGCGTTCTCATTTGGTGGCTTATTTCTGGTATTTTATGTATTATATCATATTAGCAATCCTTCAACGCCCTTTGGTGGTGAGGGTATAGTGAGATATATATATTATTTTGTTTTAATTTCTCATATACTTGCTTCTCTGTTGGTTTTACCTTTCGTATTGAGGGCTTATTACTTTGGTTGGTTTAGGATGGATTCAAAACATAGGAAAATTGTAAAAATTGCATTCCCTATTTGGTTGTATGTTTCTGTAAGCGGAGTAATTGCTTACCTTATGATTTCACCTTATTATAATTTTTAA
- a CDS encoding SCO family protein, producing MSNKNIKAGILIITLGIPAFVFLFLKFFGKNKFDLPYYFPKINEMGEVIIVKGDTVFNQVPKFILKNQDGQKYVFDKDSSQVKVVNFFFSRCGTICPVTNKNINRLSEKFKDKSVKFVSISVDPKYDQAEILKAYKNKFLYKNKNWDLLTGDKKYIYELAIGGFKLPVSDASEYDKNIENIDETFIHSEKFLLIDDQGYIRGIYDGTSTSDIDRLVVETKVLLTHN from the coding sequence ATGTCAAATAAAAATATTAAGGCCGGAATACTCATAATAACTTTGGGTATTCCGGCTTTTGTTTTCCTGTTTCTTAAGTTTTTTGGAAAAAATAAATTTGATTTACCCTATTATTTTCCAAAAATCAATGAGATGGGAGAAGTAATTATAGTCAAAGGAGACACAGTTTTCAATCAGGTGCCAAAATTCATTCTTAAAAATCAGGATGGTCAGAAGTATGTTTTTGATAAAGATTCCTCTCAAGTCAAAGTAGTAAATTTCTTTTTTTCGCGGTGTGGTACAATTTGTCCTGTTACCAACAAAAATATTAATAGACTTTCTGAAAAGTTTAAAGATAAGTCAGTAAAATTCGTATCAATATCTGTGGATCCTAAATATGACCAGGCAGAGATTTTGAAAGCCTACAAGAATAAGTTTTTGTATAAAAACAAAAATTGGGATTTACTAACCGGAGACAAGAAGTACATTTATGAACTGGCGATAGGTGGGTTCAAGTTACCTGTTTCTGATGCTTCGGAATACGATAAGAATATTGAGAACATTGATGAAACCTTTATCCACTCAGAAAAGTTTTTATTGATAGACGATCAAGGCTATATTAGAGGTATTTATGATGGAACCAGCACTTCTGATATAGACAGACTTGTTGTTGAAACAAAAGTTTTACTAACTCATAATTAG
- a CDS encoding cytochrome C oxidase subunit IV family protein has translation MESHSINNERQKPQTKALWKVFWILLVITAFEFAVAFGLDADTFKWTKILIFIIMTIVKAYYIVGTFMHLKDEVKTMIWSIILPALFVVWLLVALIIEGGYIGLVRN, from the coding sequence ATGGAAAGTCATAGCATTAATAATGAAAGACAAAAACCTCAGACCAAAGCTCTTTGGAAGGTTTTTTGGATTCTTCTAGTCATTACAGCTTTCGAATTTGCTGTTGCATTTGGGTTAGATGCTGATACGTTTAAATGGACAAAAATCCTGATATTTATTATCATGACAATAGTAAAGGCCTATTATATAGTGGGTACATTTATGCACTTGAAAGACGAAGTTAAAACCATGATTTGGTCTATTATTTTACCAGCACTTTTTGTGGTTTGGCTTCTGGTGGCATTAATTATTGAAGGTGGTTATATTGGTTTAGTTAGAAATTAA
- a CDS encoding cytochrome c oxidase subunit 3, whose protein sequence is MAVAKTSLNPEHLTWQGGTQPLKVGYGKIMMWIFLLSDTFTFSALLISYGLIRFGSPSFKDIVPEMTHKTFELSYKYWPVPEKVFEAVPFLHGVSLPLVFVGIMTFILIFSSVTMVLAVEAGHRRDKADVEKWMLWTILGGITFLGSQAWEWSHFIHGTEHGLVLADGTRFFGANLAKNEYGPVPFADLFFFITGFHGTHVLSGVILNIVVFYNASNGVYEKRGHYEMIEKVGLYWHFVDLVWVFVFTFFYLV, encoded by the coding sequence ATGGCAGTTGCTAAAACATCTTTAAACCCTGAACATTTAACCTGGCAAGGAGGTACCCAACCACTTAAAGTTGGTTATGGAAAGATAATGATGTGGATATTTTTATTGTCCGATACATTTACATTTTCAGCTTTATTGATTTCTTATGGTTTAATCAGGTTTGGTTCACCGAGTTTCAAGGACATAGTTCCCGAAATGACTCATAAAACTTTTGAATTATCATATAAATACTGGCCGGTTCCAGAAAAAGTGTTTGAAGCTGTTCCATTTTTACATGGAGTTTCTCTGCCATTGGTATTTGTAGGAATCATGACCTTTATATTGATTTTTAGCTCAGTTACTATGGTTTTGGCAGTAGAGGCCGGGCATAGAAGAGACAAAGCTGATGTTGAAAAATGGATGTTGTGGACAATATTGGGTGGAATTACATTCCTTGGATCTCAGGCATGGGAGTGGTCACATTTTATACATGGAACAGAGCACGGTTTAGTTTTGGCTGACGGAACCAGGTTTTTTGGAGCCAATCTTGCCAAAAATGAGTATGGCCCTGTACCTTTTGCCGACTTATTCTTTTTTATAACTGGTTTTCATGGTACTCACGTATTGTCAGGGGTTATTTTGAATATCGTAGTTTTTTATAATGCCTCAAATGGAGTTTATGAAAAAAGAGGACATTATGAAATGATTGAAAAAGTAGGACTTTACTGGCACTTCGTTGACTTGGTTTGGGTATTTGTATTTACATTCTTTTATTTGGTATAA
- a CDS encoding cytochrome c oxidase subunit 3 yields the protein MKNIALQEPKPILTVNKWKFIIWLFIVTIIMFFAAFTSAYLVRRAEGNWVEFQIPVIFYYSTGILILSSVFMHLSYLATKKDDFVKLKMFISLTFGFGLLFLVMQYLGWLDLQSQGIFLKGNPSGSFYYVLTGLHGFHLITGLGVLLYSFIASIKIALHSKNMTQIEVCATYWHFLDILWVYLFLFLLFFR from the coding sequence ATGAAAAATATAGCTCTGCAGGAGCCCAAACCAATTTTAACAGTTAACAAATGGAAGTTTATCATTTGGCTGTTTATTGTGACGATAATAATGTTTTTTGCGGCATTTACCAGTGCTTATCTGGTTAGAAGAGCAGAAGGAAATTGGGTTGAATTTCAGATACCTGTGATTTTTTATTATAGTACGGGTATATTAATACTCAGTAGTGTTTTTATGCATTTATCATATCTGGCAACAAAAAAGGATGATTTTGTAAAACTAAAAATGTTTATCTCTCTAACCTTTGGGTTTGGGCTACTTTTTTTAGTTATGCAATATTTAGGTTGGCTTGATTTGCAATCCCAGGGAATATTTTTGAAAGGAAATCCTTCAGGATCGTTTTATTATGTTCTTACCGGACTTCACGGTTTTCACTTGATTACTGGCCTGGGCGTATTGTTGTATTCATTTATTGCATCAATAAAAATAGCTTTGCATTCAAAAAACATGACCCAAATAGAAGTATGTGCCACTTATTGGCATTTCCTTGATATTCTTTGGGTTTATTTGTTTTTGTTTTTATTATTTTTTAGATAA
- the cyoE gene encoding protoheme IX farnesyltransferase yields MESQSFSVAYFLKAKAIFELTKFRLSSTVVFSSCIGFSLAANQIDWLKLVFFAIGAFLITASANIINQIKEIELDKLMSRTYHRPLPDGRISVNEAILVSFIFGISGLSIIVFGFNIKAGILSLISLILYGFIYTPLKRVGPIAVAVGALPGAFPPMIGWVASSGTFGLEPGILFAIQFFWQFPHFWAIAWVLDDDYKKAGFKLLPSKGGQDLNSAIQITIYTLFLLPLCWVPYYLGMTGINSAFVAMVCGIFFTAQTLHLMRERSKKAATRLMFGSFLYLPIVQIAYLMDKI; encoded by the coding sequence ATGGAATCGCAATCTTTTAGTGTTGCATATTTTTTAAAAGCGAAAGCTATTTTTGAGCTTACAAAGTTCAGGCTTAGTAGTACTGTGGTATTCTCAAGCTGTATAGGGTTTAGTTTGGCTGCAAATCAGATTGACTGGTTGAAGCTTGTATTTTTTGCAATTGGTGCATTTCTAATAACAGCTTCAGCAAATATTATAAACCAAATAAAAGAAATTGAGCTAGATAAATTGATGAGTCGTACTTATCACAGACCTCTTCCAGATGGGAGGATTAGTGTAAATGAGGCGATTTTAGTGTCATTTATTTTTGGAATTTCCGGCTTGTCAATAATAGTATTTGGGTTCAATATAAAAGCCGGCATTTTATCTTTGATTTCTTTGATTCTTTATGGGTTTATTTATACACCACTAAAAAGGGTTGGGCCTATTGCTGTAGCAGTTGGAGCATTGCCCGGGGCTTTTCCTCCAATGATTGGATGGGTAGCATCATCCGGCACTTTTGGTTTAGAGCCCGGGATATTGTTCGCTATTCAATTTTTTTGGCAATTTCCGCATTTTTGGGCTATTGCCTGGGTTTTAGATGATGATTATAAAAAAGCCGGATTTAAACTTTTACCATCAAAGGGCGGTCAGGATTTAAATTCAGCTATTCAAATAACGATTTATACTTTATTTTTACTGCCTTTATGTTGGGTGCCTTATTATCTTGGAATGACTGGCATCAACTCCGCATTTGTAGCCATGGTTTGCGGAATATTTTTTACTGCTCAAACGCTCCATTTGATGCGTGAAAGAAGCAAAAAAGCAGCAACGAGGTTAATGTTCGGGTCATTTTTATATTTGCCAATAGTGCAGATAGCTTATTTAATGGATAAAATATGA
- a CDS encoding COX15/CtaA family protein: MANLFRRFGLLTVVTVIGLIFVGGFVRASGSGMGCPDWPKCFGLWIPPTSVEQLPINYAEIYGEKLKGEIIFNPTKTWIEYINRLFGVLTGIFIIISVFFSFKAYFKTKPVIFYLSFSAFVLVLFEGWLGAKVVSSELHPTMVTVHMLLSIIILGLLLFAVLFSFQQKGHLKGLKKNRELSFLVGIGILLTCGQIIFGTQIREGIDIAQKTLGETGREQWIDHVIGKVWFHSGLGFSILLIQSILFIKIKNNFNRFARLVSLNTLIAVLLIIFSGLVLTFAGFPALIQPFHLTLSVIIISLQFVSLFLFNTKNN, from the coding sequence ATGGCCAATTTGTTTAGGAGGTTTGGTCTTTTAACAGTGGTTACTGTAATCGGTCTGATATTCGTTGGCGGATTTGTCAGGGCGTCGGGTTCAGGTATGGGCTGCCCAGACTGGCCCAAATGCTTTGGTTTGTGGATACCACCGACCTCAGTTGAACAATTACCTATAAATTACGCTGAGATTTATGGTGAAAAACTAAAGGGAGAAATTATTTTTAATCCAACTAAAACCTGGATTGAATATATAAACAGGTTATTTGGGGTATTAACCGGAATATTTATAATAATATCTGTTTTTTTCTCATTTAAAGCGTATTTTAAAACGAAACCTGTAATTTTCTATCTAAGTTTTTCAGCTTTCGTTTTGGTTCTTTTTGAAGGTTGGTTAGGAGCAAAAGTGGTTTCATCGGAACTGCATCCAACGATGGTTACAGTTCATATGTTATTGTCAATTATTATTCTTGGTTTACTTTTGTTTGCAGTACTATTTTCTTTTCAGCAAAAAGGACATTTAAAAGGTTTGAAGAAAAACAGAGAATTAAGTTTTCTGGTTGGAATTGGGATATTACTTACTTGTGGTCAGATAATATTTGGAACGCAGATCAGAGAAGGAATTGACATTGCACAAAAAACATTAGGTGAGACTGGTAGAGAACAATGGATTGATCATGTAATAGGGAAAGTTTGGTTTCATTCTGGTTTAGGTTTTTCAATTTTACTTATACAAAGTATTTTGTTTATAAAAATTAAAAATAATTTTAACCGTTTTGCAAGGCTTGTATCTTTAAATACTCTAATTGCTGTTCTATTAATTATTTTTTCTGGATTGGTTTTGACATTTGCAGGTTTTCCTGCATTAATTCAGCCATTTCATCTAACACTCTCAGTGATTATAATTAGTTTACAGTTTGTGAGCTTATTTCTTTTTAACACAAAAAACAATTGA
- a CDS encoding cbb3-type cytochrome c oxidase subunit I, with protein sequence MSAVSVENVHTHDEHAHGEHHELGFIRKYIFSEDHKIIAKQYLISGIVWAVIGGLLSLIFRLQLGFPDLDMSWMRPFLGDWINESGKLDPNFYLALVTMHGTIMVFFVLTAGLSGTFSNFLIPLQIGARDMASGFMNMLSYWFFFASSVIMFISLFLKSGPAGGSWVIYPPLSALKEANPGSGDGMTLWLVAMALFIVSSLLGGINYVTTVINLRTKGMSMDKLPLTIWAFTFTAILGILSFPVLLSAALLLIFDRSFGTSFFLSDIYINGQALPNQGGSPILFQHLFWFLGHPEVYIVILPALGLTSEIIATNSRKPIFGYKAMIFSMAGIMFLAFIVWAHHMFVTGMNPFLGSVFMLLTLIIAVPSAVKGFNYITTLWKGNIIFTPAMLFAIGLVSFFVSGGLTGIILGNSALDIQLHDTYFVVAHFHLVMGSAAFFGMIAGVYHWFPKMYGRMMNNTLGYIHFWITFAGVYFVFFPMHYIGIAGFPRRYYQWSGFDAFNSYADLNAVITIAAILTFMAQGIFIYNFVYSIFKGKKATENPWKSNTLEWTTPVEPIHGNWPGELPTVYRWPYDYSKPGASDDFIPQNVPFSATHESNLPEEAELIKSEKEIEGIKFDTSIHD encoded by the coding sequence ATGTCAGCTGTATCAGTAGAAAATGTACATACTCATGATGAGCATGCCCACGGCGAACATCATGAATTAGGTTTTATCAGAAAATATATTTTTTCTGAGGATCATAAAATTATTGCCAAACAATATCTGATTTCCGGAATTGTATGGGCTGTAATCGGAGGATTATTGTCTTTGATTTTCAGGTTGCAATTAGGATTTCCTGATTTGGATATGTCCTGGATGAGACCATTTTTAGGTGATTGGATAAATGAGTCCGGGAAACTTGACCCAAATTTTTATCTTGCATTGGTTACTATGCATGGAACTATTATGGTGTTCTTTGTATTGACTGCAGGACTAAGCGGAACATTTTCCAATTTTCTAATTCCGCTTCAGATTGGTGCCCGTGATATGGCTTCTGGTTTTATGAATATGCTCTCTTACTGGTTCTTTTTTGCTTCCAGTGTGATAATGTTCATTTCTTTGTTTTTAAAGAGTGGACCTGCCGGAGGAAGCTGGGTAATTTATCCGCCTTTAAGTGCATTAAAAGAGGCTAATCCCGGTTCCGGAGATGGTATGACACTTTGGTTAGTAGCCATGGCATTGTTTATCGTTTCAAGCTTATTAGGTGGTATTAATTACGTTACAACTGTAATTAATCTTCGTACCAAGGGCATGTCGATGGATAAGTTACCATTGACGATATGGGCCTTTACTTTCACAGCCATTTTGGGAATTTTGTCATTCCCTGTGTTATTGTCAGCTGCGTTATTATTAATTTTTGACCGTAGTTTTGGTACTAGTTTCTTCTTGTCTGATATTTATATCAATGGACAGGCATTGCCTAATCAAGGTGGAAGCCCTATTTTATTTCAGCACCTTTTCTGGTTTTTGGGTCACCCTGAGGTTTATATTGTAATTTTGCCAGCATTAGGTTTGACTTCCGAAATCATTGCTACGAACTCAAGAAAACCAATTTTTGGTTACAAAGCCATGATTTTCTCAATGGCAGGTATCATGTTCCTTGCATTTATAGTTTGGGCTCACCATATGTTTGTGACCGGTATGAATCCATTTCTTGGATCAGTATTTATGCTATTGACTTTGATTATTGCCGTTCCTTCCGCAGTTAAAGGGTTTAACTATATTACTACTCTTTGGAAAGGAAATATCATTTTTACCCCTGCAATGCTTTTTGCTATTGGTTTGGTTTCATTCTTTGTTTCTGGTGGATTGACAGGTATTATACTTGGAAACAGTGCTTTGGATATTCAACTACATGATACATATTTTGTAGTTGCACACTTTCACCTTGTGATGGGTTCAGCTGCATTTTTTGGTATGATTGCCGGTGTTTATCATTGGTTTCCTAAAATGTATGGCCGTATGATGAACAATACGCTGGGTTATATTCACTTCTGGATTACTTTTGCCGGGGTATATTTTGTATTCTTTCCGATGCACTATATTGGAATTGCCGGTTTCCCGCGTCGTTATTATCAATGGTCGGGATTTGACGCATTCAATTCATATGCTGATTTGAACGCAGTTATTACAATTGCCGCTATTCTTACATTTATGGCTCAGGGTATTTTTATTTATAACTTTGTATATTCAATTTTCAAAGGTAAAAAGGCAACTGAAAACCCTTGGAAATCAAATACACTCGAGTGGACTACTCCGGTTGAACCAATTCACGGCAACTGGCCTGGAGAATTGCCTACCGTTTATAGGTGGCCATATGATTATTCAAAACCAGGGGCCTCTGATGACTTTATTCCTCAAAATGTTCCTTTTTCGGCAACACATGAATCAAATCTTCCTGAAGAGGCAGAATTGATTAAATCTGAAAAAGAAATCGAGGGTATCAAGTTTGATACTTCAATTCACGATTAA